CCTCGACCGGCCACGACCAGGGCATGGGCACCTCGGCGAAGGGCAGCCGCAGCCTGAAGCGATGCGTCCCGGCCGGGCCGTCCGGGATCCAGAAGGTCGGCCACTTGATGTTGCGGAAGGCTCGCCAGGACCAGCCTTGCGGGGTCCACCAGCGCGCCTCGCGATAGCCGCCATCTTCCACGAACGCGTGGAATTCCCCGTGGCTGACAAGGTGCTGCGACACCTCGAACGCGCCGACCTCGCGGGTGTCCGTTCCGTATTCGTTGTCCCAGCCGAAGGAGGGGAAATCGGCCGGTTTGCCCAGCGTGAGGCTCGCGGCCGGTATTTTCACAAAAGGGTTCTCGGGGTGGTCGACGCCGGCACGGGGCCGCGCGGACGCTTCGGCTGAGCACGACGGGTGATCCGGCGGCCAGTGCAGCGGGCGCTGCACCAGGGCGAGCGGGAGTTCGCGGATCAGCACGCAAGAGGTTTCCAGATGGATGCGTTCGTGCTCGAAGGCCATGGCCAGGGCCCACAGCAGGCTGCCGTCGGCGAAGCTGGCACCCGGCTGCAGGCGCGGGTCCGTCTGGATCAGCCCGCTGACCACTCCGTAGACTTCCCGCCGATAGGCCATCACGGCCTCGACCGCCGGCCAGGATTCGTCGTTCTTGCTCATGTTGTCCCAGGACATCTCATCGACGCCGGTCTCGAACAGCCGCTCGAGCTCGGCATTCACCGGGGCGTCGAGGATGCCCGCCACGCGCAGCTTGTTGACGTAAAGGCAGGCCGGATGCCCCAGGTAAAAGACCATGGGGTGGCGCAGGCCATGCGCCGGCGGCCGGTAAAACGCTTCCTCATCAGCCAGGGCCGAGAACAGCACCTCGGTGAGGGTCCAGGTGTTGTCGAAGTAGGCCTGGACCGCCTCCCGATTGGCCTTGGCGAGGTCGAGCAGCGGCAGGGCGTGCAGGTGCCCGCTGGGGCGATACCCCGGCGTGTCTTCCGGCGCGCGCCCGGTCCACCAGCCGGTCGGCCTTGGTCCTTGCAAGTTGTAGGCGGGGGCGCGGCCCAGATTGTGGCGCCAGGCTTCCCCGGGCAAGGTGGGTTGAGCGGTCAGCAAGATGAACCTCCGGGGCGCGGCCCCATGACATCCAAACGTTGCATTGTATCAGGAGACCACGGCACGTCGCTTGGGGCATGCACCTGAGGAGCCACGGCTCGGGAAGCTGCCTGGCGTGGCGAGCCGGTTCCTGACTCGCCTGCCGCGCGCGGGTATAACGCCCCGGCGAGGGAGGAACTTCCGGAATGCATCGCGAGACGCTCATGGCGCTCGAACTGCTGGCGGCCGTGACGATCGTGGCCGCCGTGGCGCGGCGTGCCGGTTTGCCCTATGCCACGGCCTTGGTGGTGACCGGGCTGGGGCTCGGCTACAGTGGCCTGCTGCCGCCGGTCAAGCTCGATGCGGAATGGATGCTGGGGCTGTTCCTGCCGATCCTGCTCTTCGAGGCGGCGATCAACACCAATGCCTCTCACTTGCGGGATGACCGCGTGCCCGTGGGCCTGCTGGCCTCGGCCGGGGTGTTCGTGTCGGCTGCCTTCACAGCGGCCGGGGTGGCCTGGGCATTGGCCCTGCCCTGGCAACTCGCGTTGCTGATGGGCGTGATGTTCTCGATCACGGACACCGTCGCGGTGCTGGCGGTGTTTCGCAGCCTCAAGGTGCCCGCGCGCCTGGCCACCATCATGGAGGGCGAGAGCCTGTTCAACGACGGGGTCACGCTGGTGCTGTTCAAGCTGGTTCTGGCGGTGGTGCTGACGGGTGCCTTTCACCCAGGCGGCACCTTGCTGGAGCTGGGGGTGGTGTCATTTGGCGGCATGACGGTCGGGATGCTGGCGGGCCTGGCGGCAACCTGGGCGCTGCGGGCCGCGCCCGACCACCTGAGTGAAATCGCCCTCACGGTCTTGTTGGCGCTCAGTACCTATCACGGGGCCGAGTGGCTGCACGTGTCCGGCGTGATCGCCGTGGTGGTCGCGGGCTTGGTGGTCGGGAACCACGCCTGGAAGCGCGCCCTGGCCCCCAGCAGCCAGATCGCGATGGGGTCGTTCTGGGAATTTGCCGCCTTTGGCGTGAACTCGCTGGTGTTTTTGCTGGTGGGGCTCAACATCCCGCTGCAGTCCCTCTGGCAGCGGGC
This sequence is a window from Candidatus Sericytochromatia bacterium. Protein-coding genes within it:
- a CDS encoding cation:proton antiporter: MHRETLMALELLAAVTIVAAVARRAGLPYATALVVTGLGLGYSGLLPPVKLDAEWMLGLFLPILLFEAAINTNASHLRDDRVPVGLLASAGVFVSAAFTAAGVAWALALPWQLALLMGVMFSITDTVAVLAVFRSLKVPARLATIMEGESLFNDGVTLVLFKLVLAVVLTGAFHPGGTLLELGVVSFGGMTVGMLAGLAATWALRAAPDHLSEIALTVLLALSTYHGAEWLHVSGVIAVVVAGLVVGNHAWKRALAPSSQIAMGSFWEFAAFGVNSLVFLLVGLNIPLQSLWQRAPEIAWCTLAIVVGRAVAVYGGFSTLRLLRTRPVPASWQHAMVWGNMKGSLTMVLALSLPSSVPQRDLVVTVTVGVVLVSLLLQGLSLGAFIRWLRISGVSALQRRFEECQLQLIRARAAQTEVGALVEAGILSRSAYERLKARYQVIVAQSERELRRLGTENQLYMDEALAHIQQRVLQVEKAAVLSAMRQGLVSEQIGLESLQAINARLVAAEQAHARADTDGGLLPDVGPFSEEAARRDAELAAQRGQAGK